The following coding sequences are from one Diachasmimorpha longicaudata isolate KC_UGA_2023 chromosome 6, iyDiaLong2, whole genome shotgun sequence window:
- the Inae gene encoding diacylglycerol lipase-alpha isoform X5: MMPGIVVFRRRWSVGSDDLVVPGVFLLALHLIWVVILGVLLGVVEWDRSVTCVLLLWEYILGYLGIFIISMAIELAICILATRGSILDTLPRAPMQHLLYIKVFLLLLETGWLCAGVTWLVYYYTNCPAAQAKEVILGLVICNWCILASVMVTVWCTYDAAGRSWVKMKKYQRSMREAESRGGGRMHYKRSGSRNRNWRQRKVIRAYQDSWDNRCRMLFCCMGNSDRNRNSFADIAKLLSDFFRDLDVVPSDVVAGLVLLRKFQKIERELIVKQRKNDTYEFLSGVPITPRTKFLSLTEDGDLAHFQDAIHYMHFALAAYGWPLFFINHTTGLCQLCTRLRCCCFPCIKHEDDAIIIEDNCCQCNYAALRRMIEIGEIEIIYATFHVDVGETPFFVALDYTKKKVVISIRGTLSMKDVLTDLNAEAEVLPLTPPRDDWLGHKGMVQAAEYIRKKIYDEQIITTAFAKDPARGTDQFGLTLVGHSLGAGTASILAILLRQEYPDLVCFSYAPPGGLLSMPAQVYTQEFITSVVVGKDVVPRIGLRQMESLRADLINAIKRSVDPKWKTIACSVMCCGCGSTPTSAANLEAGGCIAEYQRDKDQARAQTIVPSDSSIALTLHTPLYPPGRIIHVVRHHQNKGEPKYESRWRNLFRKREPVYQALWASPSDFDEVLISPVMIQDHMPDTMLKALNKVQSSTQLGVHPEDSPAGNPRDDVRGEQSTITSSCDKAHPENTKNTGESLDGC; this comes from the exons ATGATGCCGGGTATTGTGGTGTTCCGAAGGAGATGGAGCGTCGGAAGTGACGATCTCGTTGTACCCGGTGTTTTTCTTCTTGCTCTTCATCTCATTTG ggttGTGATCCTGGGAGTGCTCCTGGGAGTAGTAGAATGGGATCGTTCGGTAACCTGTGTCCTCCTGCTCTGGGAATATATCCTCGGCTACCTCGGTATATTCATCATTTCGATGGCCATTGAACTGGCCATTTGCATTCTCGCAACACGTGGGAGTATCCTCGACACCCTTCCGAGAGCCCCCATGCAGCATCTTTTGTACATCAAAGTGT ttttattattattagaaaCGGGATGGCTCTGTGCCGGTGTCACGTGGCTGGTGTATTATTACACAAATTGTCCAGCAGCGCAAGCCAAAGAAGTCATTCTAG GATTAGTTATTTGCAATTGGTGTATATTGGCATCGGTGATGGTGACAGTCTGGTGCACCTACGATGCAGCCGGAAGGTCCTGGgtcaagatgaaaaaataccaGAGGAGTATGAGAGAGGCTGAGTCCCGCGGTGGTGGGAGAATGCACTACAAACGTAGCGGGAGTAGAAATAGGAACTGGAGGCAGCG GAAAGTTATTAGGGCGTACCAGGACAGCTGGGATAACCGGTGTCGGATGTTGTTCTGCTGCATGGGAAATTCTGACAGAAATAGA aATTCCTTCGCAGACATAGCAAAACTCCTCAGCGATTTCTTTCGCGATCTCGACGTCGTTCCATCTGACGTAGTGGCTGGTCTAGTCCTTCTTcgtaaattccaaaaaatcgaGCGCGAGCTCATAGTGAAGCAGCGAAAAAACGATACCTATGAATTTTTATCCGGCGTTCCCATAACTCCGAGGACCAAGTTTCTCTCCCTGACTGAGGATGGCGATTTGGCACATTTTCAAGACGCTATTCACTACATGCACTTTGCCCTGGCTGCCTACGGCTggccattattttttatcaatcacACGACGGGCCTCTGCCAATTGTGCACCAG ACTTCGATGTTGTTGTTTTCCCTGTATAAAACACGAGGACGACGCCATAATTATTGAGGACAATTGTTGTCAATGCAACTACGCTGCACTTCGTCGTATGATTGAAATtggagaaattgaaattatttacgcGACATTTCACGTTGATGTTGGAGAGACGCCATTCTTCGTGGCACTTGACTATACAAAGAAAAAAGTTGTCATCAGTATTCGCGGTACACTTAGTATGAAGGATGTTCTCACTGACTTGAATGCCGAGGCTGAAGTACTACCATTGACACCACCTAGGGATGACTGGTTGGGGCATAAGGGGATGGTGCAAGCTGCTGAATACATTAGGAAGAAAATTTATGACGAGCAGATCATTACTACAGCTTTTGCCAAG gaTCCAGCAAGAGGAACAGATCAATTCGGCCTGACTCTGGTGGGCCACTCCCTCGGTGCAGGTACTGCATCAATTCTCGCGATTCTCCTCAGGCAAGAATATCCGGATCTGGTCTGCTTCTCGTACGCACCACCTGGGGGTCTTCTGAGCATGCCTGCCCAGGTCTACACTCAGGAGTTCATAACATCTGTGGTGGTGGGCAAAGACGTGGTGCCTAGGATAGGACTCAGGCAGATGGAGAGCTTGCGTGCTGACTTGATAAACGCCATAAAACGCAGTGTTGATCCCAAGTGGAAGACAATAGCCTGCTCGGTTATGTGCTGCGGATGTGGATCCACACCGACCTCCGCTGCGAATTTGGAAGCTGGTGGATGCATCGCAGAATATCAGAGGGATAAGGATCAGGCAAGAGCACAGACCATTGTTCCAAGTGATTCTAGCATTGCGTTGACACTTCACACACCGCTTTATCCACCTGGGAGGATCATTCACGTTGTCAGGCATCATCAGAATAAGGGCGA GCCCAAGTACGAGTCCAGATGGAG AAATCTCTTCCGAAAACGGGAGCCCGTATATCAAGCCCTCTGGGCAAGTCCCAGTGATTTCGATGAAGTTCTCATAAGTCCTGTAATGATACAGGATCACATGCCCGATACAATGCTAAAGGCCCTCAACAAG
- the Inae gene encoding diacylglycerol lipase-alpha isoform X4, with protein MMPGIVVFRRRWSVGSDDLVVPGVFLLALHLIWVVILGVLLGVVEWDRSVTCVLLLWEYILGYLGIFIISMAIELAICILATRGSILDTLPRAPMQHLLYIKVFLLLLETGWLCAGVTWLVYYYTNCPAAQAKEVILGLVICNWCILASVMVTVWCTYDAAGRSWVKMKKYQRSMREAESRGGGRMHYKRSGSRNRNWRQRKVIRAYQDSWDNRCRMLFCCMGNSDRNRNSFADIAKLLSDFFRDLDVVPSDVVAGLVLLRKFQKIERELIVKQRKNDTYEFLSGVPITPRTKFLSLTEDGDLAHFQDAIHYMHFALAAYGWPLFFINHTTGLCQLCTRLRCCCFPCIKHEDDAIIIEDNCCQCNYAALRRMIEIGEIEIIYATFHVDVGETPFFVALDYTKKKVVISIRGTLSMKDVLTDLNAEAEVLPLTPPRDDWLGHKGMVQAAEYIRKKIYDEQIITTAFAKDPARGTDQFGLTLVGHSLGAGTASILAILLRQEYPDLVCFSYAPPGGLLSMPAQVYTQEFITSVVVGKDVVPRIGLRQMESLRADLINAIKRSVDPKWKTIACSVMCCGCGSTPTSAANLEAGGCIAEYQRDKDQARAQTIVPSDSSIALTLHTPLYPPGRIIHVVRHHQNKGEPKYESRWRNLFRKREPVYQALWASPSDFDEVLISPVMIQDHMPDTMLKALNKVSADKEHFTEIGTTRVATDDERCTARRYDDRSIPLQQQSPRDRDADVYATTPSFCHDTRL; from the exons ATGATGCCGGGTATTGTGGTGTTCCGAAGGAGATGGAGCGTCGGAAGTGACGATCTCGTTGTACCCGGTGTTTTTCTTCTTGCTCTTCATCTCATTTG ggttGTGATCCTGGGAGTGCTCCTGGGAGTAGTAGAATGGGATCGTTCGGTAACCTGTGTCCTCCTGCTCTGGGAATATATCCTCGGCTACCTCGGTATATTCATCATTTCGATGGCCATTGAACTGGCCATTTGCATTCTCGCAACACGTGGGAGTATCCTCGACACCCTTCCGAGAGCCCCCATGCAGCATCTTTTGTACATCAAAGTGT ttttattattattagaaaCGGGATGGCTCTGTGCCGGTGTCACGTGGCTGGTGTATTATTACACAAATTGTCCAGCAGCGCAAGCCAAAGAAGTCATTCTAG GATTAGTTATTTGCAATTGGTGTATATTGGCATCGGTGATGGTGACAGTCTGGTGCACCTACGATGCAGCCGGAAGGTCCTGGgtcaagatgaaaaaataccaGAGGAGTATGAGAGAGGCTGAGTCCCGCGGTGGTGGGAGAATGCACTACAAACGTAGCGGGAGTAGAAATAGGAACTGGAGGCAGCG GAAAGTTATTAGGGCGTACCAGGACAGCTGGGATAACCGGTGTCGGATGTTGTTCTGCTGCATGGGAAATTCTGACAGAAATAGA aATTCCTTCGCAGACATAGCAAAACTCCTCAGCGATTTCTTTCGCGATCTCGACGTCGTTCCATCTGACGTAGTGGCTGGTCTAGTCCTTCTTcgtaaattccaaaaaatcgaGCGCGAGCTCATAGTGAAGCAGCGAAAAAACGATACCTATGAATTTTTATCCGGCGTTCCCATAACTCCGAGGACCAAGTTTCTCTCCCTGACTGAGGATGGCGATTTGGCACATTTTCAAGACGCTATTCACTACATGCACTTTGCCCTGGCTGCCTACGGCTggccattattttttatcaatcacACGACGGGCCTCTGCCAATTGTGCACCAG ACTTCGATGTTGTTGTTTTCCCTGTATAAAACACGAGGACGACGCCATAATTATTGAGGACAATTGTTGTCAATGCAACTACGCTGCACTTCGTCGTATGATTGAAATtggagaaattgaaattatttacgcGACATTTCACGTTGATGTTGGAGAGACGCCATTCTTCGTGGCACTTGACTATACAAAGAAAAAAGTTGTCATCAGTATTCGCGGTACACTTAGTATGAAGGATGTTCTCACTGACTTGAATGCCGAGGCTGAAGTACTACCATTGACACCACCTAGGGATGACTGGTTGGGGCATAAGGGGATGGTGCAAGCTGCTGAATACATTAGGAAGAAAATTTATGACGAGCAGATCATTACTACAGCTTTTGCCAAG gaTCCAGCAAGAGGAACAGATCAATTCGGCCTGACTCTGGTGGGCCACTCCCTCGGTGCAGGTACTGCATCAATTCTCGCGATTCTCCTCAGGCAAGAATATCCGGATCTGGTCTGCTTCTCGTACGCACCACCTGGGGGTCTTCTGAGCATGCCTGCCCAGGTCTACACTCAGGAGTTCATAACATCTGTGGTGGTGGGCAAAGACGTGGTGCCTAGGATAGGACTCAGGCAGATGGAGAGCTTGCGTGCTGACTTGATAAACGCCATAAAACGCAGTGTTGATCCCAAGTGGAAGACAATAGCCTGCTCGGTTATGTGCTGCGGATGTGGATCCACACCGACCTCCGCTGCGAATTTGGAAGCTGGTGGATGCATCGCAGAATATCAGAGGGATAAGGATCAGGCAAGAGCACAGACCATTGTTCCAAGTGATTCTAGCATTGCGTTGACACTTCACACACCGCTTTATCCACCTGGGAGGATCATTCACGTTGTCAGGCATCATCAGAATAAGGGCGA GCCCAAGTACGAGTCCAGATGGAG AAATCTCTTCCGAAAACGGGAGCCCGTATATCAAGCCCTCTGGGCAAGTCCCAGTGATTTCGATGAAGTTCTCATAAGTCCTGTAATGATACAGGATCACATGCCCGATACAATGCTAAAGGCCCTCAACAAG
- the Gmer gene encoding probable GDP-L-fucose synthase has product MGEKVILVTGGTGLVGRAIEKIVETDKRDDERWIFVGSKDANLCNKQSTVALFDKYKPTHVIHLAAMVGGLFHNMSHNLDFLRNNLLMNDNVLQTAHERNVVKVVSCLSTCIFPDKTTYPIDETMVHDGPPHPSNYGYSHAKRLIDIANRAYFEQYQRMYTSVIPCNVFGPHDNFNIQSGHVIPGLMHKMHDIIKDGNTEEKVFTVLGTGKPLRQFIYSLDLAKLFIWVLRDYNSPEPIILSVDETDEVTIAHAAQTIAKAFGFRGKIVFNTSASDGQYKKTASNKKLRAFLPDFKFTPFDEAIIETVNWYISNYRQARN; this is encoded by the exons ATGGGAGAAAAAGTTATTTTGGTAACCGGTGGGACCGGTCTCGTAGGTAGAGCCATcgagaaaattgttgaaactgATAAAAGAGATGACGAGAGATGGATTTTCGTTGGCTCCAAAGATGCaaatttgtg TAATAAACAAAGTACTGTTGCTCTATTCGATAAATACAAACCCACACATGTGATACATCTGGCTGCCATGGTTGGAGGACTCTTCCACAACATGTCCCACAATCTAGATTTTTTG cGCAACAATCTTTTAATGAACGACAATGTCCTCCAAACAGCGCACGAGAGGAACGTTGTAAAAGTAGTGTCCTGTTTATCAACGTGTATATTTCCTGACAAGACGACATATCCGATTGACGAGACTATG GTGCATGATGGACCTCCACATCCTTCAAACTATGGCTACAGTCATGCTAAGAGACTGATAGATATCGCTAATCGTGCCTACTTCGAGCAGTATCAGAGGATGTACACAAGTGTCATTCCATGTAACGTATTCGGACCCCatgataattttaatattcagtCTGGTCATGTCATACCTGGGCTCATGCACAAGATGCACGACATCATCAAGGATG GCAACACAGAGGAAAAAGTCTTCACAGTACTGGGTACCGGCAAGCCCCTTCGCCAATTCATCTACAGTCTAGACTTAGCGAAGCTATTCATCTGGGTCCTCCGTGACTACAACTCCCCTGAGCCAATTATCCTATCAG TGGACGAGACTGATGAAGTGACGATAGCACACGCAGCCCAGACGATAGCAAAGGCCTTCGGTTTTCGAGGTAAAATAGTCTTCAACACAAGTGCCTCTGATGGACAGTACAAGAAAACCgcgagtaataaaaaattgagggctTTTCTGCCAGACTTTAAATTCACGCCTTTTGACGAGGCTATTATAGAGACTGTCAACTGGTACATTTCAAACTACCGACAAGCGAGAAACTGA